ACACAAAAGAAGAAGCCGCGCGCGGCGTAGCCCTGTTTGCCGACGCCATCCCGGCCATGCTGGGTGCTACTGCAGGCCCCTCAAATAGATTAAACGCTCCGCGCCCTTCCACCACTTCCGGCACCTGGCGCTCTTTAATCTGGCTGATAGTTCTGGCCGTGCTGGGGGGAGGAGCTTTTCTGGTCATCAGCACGGGCAGTTTCGGGTCAGCCGGCAACAAGTTGCGTGGTTTCTTCAGCCGGGAGTTGACCAGTTTCCTGGGCCCCTTGAGAAGGCGCCGGAATAACCGGAAAACGCAATAGGTGGTAAAATGCCGGAATACATAAAAATTATTCTGGCCGGTACGCTGGCGGGCACCATATCCCGCCTGCTGCTTTTACGACTGGACTACCGGCAGTACCCGGGTTATCCACATGGTGTGGTGGCTCACATCTCGCTGGGTGTAATTGCTTCCGCCCTGGGCGCAGTGCTTATACCGGCCCTGCTCAAGCAGGACTACACAGCAGTTACCTTTCTGGCACTGGCCGCCCAGCAATTCCGCGAGATTCGCCAGATGGAGCGGACAACGCTAGAGAATTTGGAAATAAACGAGATGGTGAAGCGGGGCAATGACTACATTGAAGGCATTGCCCGCACCTTTGAGGCTAGAAACTACCTGGTTATGGCCACTGCCGTGGTTGTCAGTGCGTGCACATATTTGGGCGGCCTGCTGGGGGGCGTGCTTTCCGCTATTGGGTGTATAGTAATTTCCCGTACCTATATGACCGGTAAATCTATCGGACAAATATGCCAGGTACTGCCGGCAACAGTCAACTTTGATGGTGCGTTGCTTAAGGTTGACCAGAT
This window of the Desulfurispora thermophila DSM 16022 genome carries:
- a CDS encoding YIEGIA family protein, which translates into the protein MPEYIKIILAGTLAGTISRLLLLRLDYRQYPGYPHGVVAHISLGVIASALGAVLIPALLKQDYTAVTFLALAAQQFREIRQMERTTLENLEINEMVKRGNDYIEGIARTFEARNYLVMATAVVVSACTYLGGLLGGVLSAIGCIVISRTYMTGKSIGQICQVLPATVNFDGALLKVDQIGIMNVGLPEMREKILKEALAVRIVPRSASAMAIINDLGQRMAIAHTAAVILGTKKEIDMAELTPLARKDIDSGEVGLFILPMHKDMEALLLAVRRTPVLESSRSKPLATQAGRMARR